In one window of Helianthus annuus cultivar XRQ/B chromosome 17, HanXRQr2.0-SUNRISE, whole genome shotgun sequence DNA:
- the LOC110912995 gene encoding uncharacterized protein LOC110912995 isoform X1, translated as MKLIDTILFIYFLIISFAIPLLDAQVCLPSSIFPDILVRFKNWFANILGNYLISEKPHFYVGIAWLELLFAWPISIASIYGIVDGKSWVPTTCLMYGVYFFTALQVAILAELMGSGRASKRLLTFYYIFMGFAVLAIARGLLPTSQRSNAFGIPSTQVMKKRA; from the exons ATGAAGCTAATCGACACAATCTTGTTCATCTATTTCCTCATAATCTCATTTGCAATTCCACTTCTGGACGCTCAGGTCTGTCTTCCATCCAGTATCTTCCCGGACATCCTCGTACGCTTCAAAAACTGGTTCGCCAACATACTGGGAAATTACTTGATATCTGAAAAACCCCATTTCTACGTTGGTATTGCCTGGCTCGAGCTTCTTTTCGCGTGGCCCATCTCGATAGCTTCGATTTATGGCATTGTGGATGGAAAATCTTGGGTGCCCACCACCTGTTTGATGTATGGCGTCTATTTTTTTACTGCACTG CAGGTTGCAATTTTAGCAGAACTTATGGGATCTGGAAGAGCATCAAAAAGGCTACTGACTTTTTACTACATCTTCATGGGTTTTGCGGTTTTAGCCATCGCACGAGGTCTGCTACCAACTTCTCAAAGGTCAAATGCATTTGGCATACCATCCACACAAGTCATGAAAAAGAGAGCTTGA
- the LOC110912996 gene encoding sigma intracellular receptor 2 isoform X2 — protein sequence MGALMKLVDAILFVFFLIIVIAAPLLDGQSCLPSNIFPDILVRLNTWYAHEYGDYLVSEKPHFFVGLVWLELVFAWPLSVASLYGIVAGKSWLPTTCLMYGVSTLTAMVAILSEMVGSGKASEKLLKMYYPFLGFAVLAILRGLLPHSSKSNASVTRPAVARKKRA from the exons ATGGGGGCATTGATGAAGCTAGTTGATGCAATCTTGTTCGTCTTCTTCCTCATAATCGTGATTGCAGCTCCACTTCTCGATGGTCAATCCTGTCTTCCGTCCAACATCTTCCCGGACATCCTCGTGCGCCTCAACACCTGGTACGCCCACGAATACGGTGATTATTTGGTGTCTGAAAAACCCCATTTCTTTGTTGGCCTGGTTTGGCTCGAGCTTGTGTTCGCGTGGCCCCTCTCGGTCGCTTCTCTATATGGTATTGTGGCTGGGAAATCTTGGTTACCCACCACCTGTTTGATGTATGGTGTCTCCACTTTGACTGCTATG GTTGCAATTCTATCAGAAATGGTGGGATCTGGAAAAGCATCAGAAAAGCTATTGAAAATGTATTACCCCTTCTTGGGTTTTGCGGTTTTAGCTATCTTGCGGGGGCTCTTACCGCATTCTAGTAAGTCGAACGCGAGTGTCACACGACCTGCGGTGGCCAGGAAAAAACGAGCTTGA
- the LOC110912996 gene encoding sigma intracellular receptor 2 isoform X1, with protein MGALMKLIDTILIIFFLIIAIAAPLLDAQTCLPSNIFPDILVHLKTWYTHEYGDYLVSEKPHFFVGLIWVELLFAWPLSIASIYGIAAGKSWVRTTCLMYGVSTLTSMVAILSEMVGSGKASEKLLKMYYPFLGFAVLAILRGLLPHSSKSNASVTRPAVARKKRA; from the exons ATGGGAGCATTGATGAAGCTAATCGACACAATCTTGATCATCTTCTTCCTCATAATCGCGATTGCAGCCCCACTTCTCGATGCTCAAACATGTCTCCCTTCCAACATATTCCCGGACATCCTCGTACACCTCAAAACCTGGTACACCCACGAATACGGAGATTATTTGGTCTCTGAAAAACCCCATTTTTTCGTCGGCCTGATTTGGGTGGAGCTTCTCTTCGCTTGGCCCCTCTCGATTGCTTCTATATATGGTATTGCTGCTGGGAAATCTTGGGTGCGCACCACCTGTTTGATGTATGGTGTCTCCACTTTGACTTCTATG GTTGCAATTCTATCAGAAATGGTGGGATCTGGAAAAGCATCAGAAAAGCTATTGAAAATGTATTACCCCTTCTTGGGTTTTGCGGTTTTAGCTATCTTGCGGGGGCTCTTACCGCATTCTAGTAAGTCGAACGCGAGTGTCACACGACCTGCGGTGGCCAGGAAAAAACGAGCTTGA
- the LOC110912995 gene encoding sigma intracellular receptor 2 isoform X2, protein MKLIDTILFIYFLIISFAIPLLDAQVCLPSSIFPDILVRFKNWFANILGNYLISEKPHFYVGIAWLELLFAWPISIASIYGIVDGKSWVPTTCLMYGVYFFTALVAILAELMGSGRASKRLLTFYYIFMGFAVLAIARGLLPTSQRSNAFGIPSTQVMKKRA, encoded by the exons ATGAAGCTAATCGACACAATCTTGTTCATCTATTTCCTCATAATCTCATTTGCAATTCCACTTCTGGACGCTCAGGTCTGTCTTCCATCCAGTATCTTCCCGGACATCCTCGTACGCTTCAAAAACTGGTTCGCCAACATACTGGGAAATTACTTGATATCTGAAAAACCCCATTTCTACGTTGGTATTGCCTGGCTCGAGCTTCTTTTCGCGTGGCCCATCTCGATAGCTTCGATTTATGGCATTGTGGATGGAAAATCTTGGGTGCCCACCACCTGTTTGATGTATGGCGTCTATTTTTTTACTGCACTG GTTGCAATTTTAGCAGAACTTATGGGATCTGGAAGAGCATCAAAAAGGCTACTGACTTTTTACTACATCTTCATGGGTTTTGCGGTTTTAGCCATCGCACGAGGTCTGCTACCAACTTCTCAAAGGTCAAATGCATTTGGCATACCATCCACACAAGTCATGAAAAAGAGAGCTTGA